From Impatiens glandulifera chromosome 7, dImpGla2.1, whole genome shotgun sequence:
ATGATACTtcatatataattgaaattctcAATTTTCACTAGCTATCTACTTTATCTTATGTTTTCGTGTTCATTGTCTATTGTGCTTATTGTCGTTCATTTTCTCGAATGAATTGTTAAGATTTACATGATCTCATTTAGTCTAAAGTTAGATCATTAATTTGTCCATTGAACTTGATACAATATGATCTTTTTAACATGTCAAGCTTAAAGTCTTACTatttttatcttctttgtttttcaaaataagtGGGTCAAATGATTATctattttttactataattatatgatgtaatgctaattattttaaacttttgcACTAAAGATTTACTAGTTAAGATGTAATTGAGAAATGACGATGCACGCTCTTATCGCTTCTTATATATATGAATCCGTGGACAGTACCTAAGATGTTAGAAGGCGAGGACAATCGGCGACTGGTGTTCGACAATGGGACCGGAATTATTAAGGTATTTCAAATGGGGTGAGTTTTCATATGTATTTGAGATATACGACTAAATTATAATCGGAAAAATTCAATTGGTAGGCTGGATTTGCCGGAGATAATGATCCACTAGCTGTGTTTCCTAACGTTGTGGGTCATCCTCCTCCTCACACGCATTATTGGAAAGACTTTTTTATCGGTGACGAAGCTTTGACAAATAgagttaatttaaatttaaatttaaattaccCAATTGAGCATGGTATTGTGAGCAATTGGGACGATATGGAGAAAGTATGGCATCAAACATTCAAAGAGCTTCGTGTTTCCCCGGAAGATCATCCCATTCTTCTTACTGAAGTACCTCTTAACCCTGAGGTTAATCGTGAAAAGATGACCCAAATTATGTTTGAGACATTTAACACCCCTTCCATGTACGTCGCCAATCAGGCCGTACTTTCTCTCTATGAAACTTGTTGTCTCACTGGTAAGCcatttaaagtaattattcaTGCAATCTCTATATACGGTGTTtccaaaattttgttttaaaaaaaatatgttgacCTCTTTCAATACTTGTTAACATTTTTCATCTGAGTAGGTATTGTGTTGGATTCGGGTGAAGGTGAGACCCACGTAGTCCCTGTATACAAAGGACAAGTCCTTCCACACGCAACCATTCGTCTTGATTTGGCTGGTCGAGACCTGACAGATCACTTGATGAAAATCCTGACAGAAGGCGGTTATCCATTTACTAGGGAAATTGCGAGGGATGTGAAGGAGAAGTTGACTTACATAGCTC
This genomic window contains:
- the LOC124910088 gene encoding actin-66-like, which encodes MLEGEDNRRLVFDNGTGIIKAGFAGDNDPLAVFPNVVGHPPPHTHYWKDFFIGDEALTNRVNLNLNLNYPIEHGIVSNWDDMEKVWHQTFKELRVSPEDHPILLTEVPLNPEVNREKMTQIMFETFNTPSMYVANQAVLSLYETCCLTGIVLDSGEGETHVVPVYKGQVLPHATIRLDLAGRDLTDHLMKILTEGGYPFTREIARDVKEKLTYIALDYEKEIETSRTSSSLVEKSYELPDGQVITIGAERFRCPEVLFQPSMIRMEAAAGIHEIIYNSIMNCDVNIRKDLYGHIVLNGGSTMFSGIVERMKKEITALAPSGTKINVVAHPWRKYSVWMGGSIFASLSTFKQRLIERAEYDEFGPSIVHKKCCSAEEVHHT